One bacterium genomic region harbors:
- a CDS encoding lysophospholipid acyltransferase family protein: protein MNPFELNFTFQGKVKNWIWQLFRPSIKSVLGFNQLSKLYAAVPAGLSVDSFLETIIKVFKIKIDISEEDLARIPKSGPLVVISNHPFGGIEGAILGHVLRKVRPDTKFMATFILGKIPELRDFFILVDNFGSRQALKKNLKPLRESMDHLAQGGVLGVFPSGEVSHATWSNFEVVDPVWSNTIGRIVRKAHVPVLPIFVVGKNRLFFQIAGLIHKRLRTILLPRELLNTRNKTIKLLIGGIIPVQKLNSFESDQAVTDYLRLRSYILKGKLNHELKHKHTDTRTLSPVVDETPQHLQIHDLENLPEDQLLLANADHDVYFARAKQIPNILREIGRLREITFREVHEATGNSIDLSVHDEYYLHIFIWNRAGQEIVGAYRMGKTDSIRRHLGHKGLYTSTLFAYNDRLLDQIGPALEMGRSFIQQKYQRSYSPLLLLWQGIGRYVALNPRYKCLFGVVSINNDYDTLSRKFIVNFLKASNYLPEYAKLLKARNPMKVDNRKGLGTASVVTSIEDVDSIVEEIEHDGKRIPVLLRQYLKLGGKLLGFNVDPEFGNALDGLILVDLTKTDRKLLDRYLGKDGAQAFLSYHFQNHPTDKVETPKEEEIL, encoded by the coding sequence TTGAATCCTTTTGAGCTAAATTTCACGTTTCAAGGTAAAGTAAAAAATTGGATTTGGCAGCTTTTCAGGCCAAGCATTAAATCTGTACTTGGATTTAATCAGCTCAGTAAATTGTATGCTGCAGTCCCTGCAGGCCTGAGCGTTGATTCCTTTCTTGAAACAATCATCAAAGTTTTTAAGATCAAAATCGACATTTCCGAGGAAGACTTAGCACGCATCCCTAAGTCTGGCCCACTTGTCGTGATCTCCAATCACCCGTTTGGCGGCATTGAGGGGGCAATTCTTGGTCATGTACTGCGAAAAGTCAGGCCTGATACTAAATTTATGGCAACCTTCATTCTCGGTAAAATTCCTGAATTAAGGGACTTTTTTATCCTCGTTGATAATTTCGGCAGTCGCCAAGCACTGAAGAAAAACTTAAAGCCGTTGCGTGAGAGCATGGACCATCTAGCCCAAGGGGGCGTGCTCGGAGTGTTTCCTTCCGGAGAAGTTTCACATGCGACTTGGAGCAATTTTGAGGTCGTTGACCCTGTCTGGAGTAACACAATTGGGCGGATTGTGCGCAAAGCACACGTTCCGGTGTTACCGATTTTTGTGGTTGGTAAGAATCGTTTATTTTTCCAAATCGCAGGCTTAATTCATAAGCGCTTGCGGACGATCCTGCTGCCGCGGGAACTCCTGAACACCAGAAACAAAACGATTAAATTACTGATTGGCGGAATAATTCCGGTGCAAAAGCTAAATAGCTTCGAATCAGATCAAGCCGTCACTGATTATTTACGCTTGCGCTCCTATATCCTCAAAGGCAAGTTAAACCATGAGTTGAAGCACAAGCATACTGACACTAGAACTCTCAGTCCGGTTGTCGACGAAACTCCGCAACATTTACAAATTCATGATTTGGAAAATCTTCCCGAAGACCAGCTACTCCTAGCCAATGCAGATCATGACGTATACTTTGCCCGTGCCAAGCAAATCCCGAACATCCTTAGAGAGATTGGCAGATTGAGAGAAATTACCTTTCGCGAGGTGCATGAAGCTACTGGCAACAGTATCGATCTTTCTGTGCATGACGAATATTACTTACATATCTTCATCTGGAATCGCGCCGGTCAGGAAATAGTTGGTGCGTATCGGATGGGAAAAACTGATTCCATTCGCAGACATCTTGGCCATAAGGGGCTCTACACTAGTACTCTTTTTGCCTACAATGACCGTCTCTTAGATCAAATTGGACCTGCACTTGAAATGGGTCGGAGCTTTATTCAACAGAAGTACCAGCGTAGTTATTCGCCGCTGCTACTGCTTTGGCAAGGTATCGGACGCTATGTCGCGTTAAACCCGCGCTATAAGTGCCTCTTTGGTGTTGTCAGTATCAACAATGACTACGACACTCTTTCCCGCAAATTCATCGTAAATTTCTTGAAAGCCAGTAACTATTTGCCGGAGTATGCTAAGTTGTTAAAAGCACGAAACCCGATGAAAGTTGACAATCGTAAGGGTCTTGGGACAGCCTCGGTAGTAACAAGCATTGAAGATGTAGACTCAATTGTTGAAGAAATCGAGCATGATGGCAAACGCATCCCAGTTTTATTAAGGCAGTATTTAAAACTAGGCGGTAAGTTGCTGGGTTTTAATGTTGACCCTGAATTTGGTAATGCTTTAGATGGGTTAATCCTTGTAGATTTAACGAAGACCGACCGGAAATTGCTCGATCGTTATCTTGGCAAAGACGGTGCTCAGGCGTTTTTAAGTTACCATTTCCAGAATCACCCAACTGACAAAGTAGAAACCCCAAAAGAAGAGGAGATATTGTAA
- a CDS encoding patatin-like phospholipase family protein produces the protein MSDLSESALKCLSGHGPLGIVLSGGGSRAAYQVGVLKALAQNLEESRGDISVIIGASIGSVNGVLFGGLLQTMKPAEAVKVLEAVWIERTFRNTFRGRPSNAFFRAIKVAFLKYSSPTPDMTSAFIFDPAPLMERIDGILDEQGGLTLTDRPTTLHAVGVMTTVEGSKRKPLLIATAKQALTANDLQGAIYDIRYVPKLGAKHALASAALPSVLPPVELDIEESNVRLVDGGISENIPVDPAVRFGCERIISIDISGRTWWHDRYGRSHDTREDWEVDPINESFCLRPPLTFTARNVEGLGKTLRAAVAGSASDFISALGPTWPIYRILKSKLGEELAYEVMSYVALHPDYTRALIEKGYKDTLSRIEELNQFSPKQKLETSPELG, from the coding sequence ATGTCAGACCTCTCTGAATCAGCCCTGAAATGTCTCTCCGGACATGGTCCCTTGGGGATTGTTTTGTCTGGTGGGGGCTCAAGAGCTGCTTATCAAGTTGGAGTTTTAAAGGCTCTGGCACAAAATCTAGAAGAGTCTCGCGGCGATATTTCAGTAATTATCGGAGCAAGTATTGGCTCAGTAAATGGCGTACTTTTTGGTGGATTGCTGCAGACGATGAAACCTGCTGAAGCAGTGAAGGTTCTCGAGGCGGTGTGGATTGAAAGAACTTTCAGAAATACTTTTCGCGGCCGACCGAGTAATGCTTTTTTTCGCGCGATTAAAGTCGCTTTCTTGAAATATTCCTCTCCGACTCCAGACATGACGAGCGCTTTTATTTTCGATCCGGCCCCTTTAATGGAGCGCATTGATGGAATTCTCGATGAGCAGGGCGGGCTAACTTTAACAGATCGGCCGACTACTCTTCACGCTGTTGGCGTGATGACAACTGTCGAGGGTAGTAAGCGTAAGCCCTTGCTTATCGCTACCGCTAAGCAAGCATTGACGGCGAATGATTTGCAGGGCGCGATTTACGATATTCGTTACGTTCCAAAGCTTGGAGCAAAGCATGCTTTAGCCAGTGCGGCGTTACCGTCGGTGTTACCTCCGGTTGAGCTCGACATTGAAGAGAGCAATGTGCGCCTCGTCGATGGTGGTATTTCAGAGAACATTCCGGTTGATCCAGCAGTGCGCTTTGGTTGTGAGCGCATTATTTCAATTGATATTTCTGGGCGGACGTGGTGGCACGACCGCTATGGTCGCTCGCACGACACGCGTGAGGACTGGGAAGTTGATCCGATTAACGAAAGTTTTTGTTTACGTCCGCCGTTAACATTTACAGCAAGAAACGTTGAAGGGCTTGGAAAAACTCTGCGAGCTGCGGTAGCTGGCTCAGCGAGTGATTTTATTTCTGCGCTTGGGCCGACTTGGCCGATTTACCGTATTCTTAAATCCAAGCTGGGGGAAGAATTAGCATACGAAGTAATGTCATATGTTGCCTTGCACCCCGACTACACCAGGGCTTTAATTGAAAAGGGTTATAAAGACACGCTTTCTAGGATTGAAGAATTAAATCAATTTAGTCCCAAGCAAAAGCTAGAGACTAGTCCTGAGCTTGGTTAG
- a CDS encoding serine/threonine protein phosphatase translates to MASKLEQITAKRYFVIGDLHGCPDEPAVMLNYLVNQEGLSQDDAVIFLGDYIDRGPNSKAVIDLMIDFKKRYPATRFLKGNHEDMMLDFFGFGGRLGQAFLHNGGLETIQSYGISVFDNAEEMAAKLPEEHRNFLYNLDSIITFPGYITVHAGLNPFREINLQNDGDVFWIRDEFIANIHNFKALVVFGHTPHREVLLHQPYKIGIDTGLVFGNKLSCLELPSGKLYQIKNSSSQVTISTIKV, encoded by the coding sequence GTGGCTTCTAAATTAGAACAAATCACTGCAAAGCGCTATTTCGTCATCGGGGACCTGCACGGCTGCCCAGATGAACCAGCCGTCATGCTCAACTACCTCGTAAACCAAGAAGGACTATCTCAAGACGATGCAGTAATTTTCCTCGGCGACTATATCGACCGTGGTCCCAATTCAAAAGCTGTCATCGATTTAATGATCGATTTTAAAAAACGCTACCCCGCAACGCGCTTCTTGAAAGGTAACCATGAAGACATGATGCTCGATTTTTTCGGCTTCGGCGGACGCTTAGGCCAGGCCTTCCTACATAACGGCGGCTTGGAAACAATTCAAAGCTACGGAATTTCAGTCTTCGACAACGCCGAAGAAATGGCCGCCAAACTACCCGAGGAACATCGCAATTTTTTATATAACCTCGATAGCATCATCACCTTCCCAGGCTACATTACCGTCCATGCCGGCTTAAACCCTTTCCGCGAAATTAATCTACAAAATGATGGCGACGTCTTTTGGATCCGCGATGAATTCATCGCCAATATCCATAACTTTAAAGCCCTGGTCGTCTTCGGCCATACCCCCCACCGCGAAGTCTTACTGCACCAACCTTATAAAATCGGCATCGATACAGGCCTTGTTTTTGGCAATAAGTTGTCATGTCTTGAACTTCCTAGCGGAAAATTGTATCAAATCAAGAATAGCTCGTCTCAAGTCACAATTAGCACCATCAAAGTCTAA
- the lipB gene encoding lipoyl(octanoyl) transferase LipB, with product MQSLTNSGPLQQTKIKNIETLFCPALAYSSGRLIQARHRQAVREQRLSAAILFCEHPNLITAGIRSTLSANHHAQHKIYHTQRGGELTFHGPGQLVVYPSVLLRRSISVRKFVTLGLSSIAECLRHYEINPEINLSQKHAGLWLNSKKIGAVGIKVKNGISDHGFSLNLTADLSPFQDISLCGLEPGTNSTVLNETGKSISSIEIAQLLSPMLIEAFLRK from the coding sequence GTGCAATCTCTAACTAATTCAGGCCCACTTCAGCAGACTAAAATAAAAAATATCGAAACCCTCTTTTGTCCAGCACTGGCATATAGCTCCGGACGCTTAATTCAAGCCCGCCACCGCCAAGCCGTTCGCGAACAAAGACTCTCTGCCGCAATACTTTTTTGCGAACATCCCAATCTAATTACCGCTGGCATACGCTCTACTCTTAGTGCAAACCATCATGCACAACACAAAATTTATCATACTCAGCGTGGCGGTGAATTAACATTTCATGGACCAGGACAACTTGTTGTTTACCCGAGTGTTTTACTGCGGCGGTCGATTTCTGTACGAAAATTTGTCACTCTGGGCCTAAGTTCAATCGCCGAGTGCTTAAGACACTACGAAATCAACCCAGAAATTAATTTATCCCAGAAACACGCTGGGCTTTGGCTCAATTCAAAGAAAATTGGCGCCGTCGGCATTAAAGTCAAAAATGGCATTAGTGACCACGGCTTTTCACTTAATTTAACAGCTGATTTGTCGCCATTTCAAGATATTTCACTCTGCGGCCTTGAACCCGGCACCAATTCAACTGTATTAAATGAAACAGGAAAATCGATTTCCAGTATTGAGATTGCGCAACTTTTAAGTCCGATGTTAATTGAAGCCTTCTTAAGGAAATAG
- the lepB gene encoding signal peptidase I, whose protein sequence is MLLALTIALVVLFRIFVFQSFKIPSESMLPTLKVGDYILVDKFFYGANLPKFFVGLTPSRKPQRNDVVVFDVRPGFEELVQGNNANEHFIKRIIGLPGETIEIKNFQAYINGVFSDLEQVIVSTDPNISELHHGNYGPVTLQDNQYFVLGDNRMNSKDSRYFGPVALEDIEGKAFIIYWSWNAGSRYGSVRWERVAKLIN, encoded by the coding sequence ATGTTATTGGCCCTAACTATCGCACTTGTCGTGCTCTTCAGAATTTTTGTTTTCCAATCGTTTAAAATCCCCTCCGAATCAATGCTTCCAACGCTAAAAGTTGGCGACTACATCCTTGTCGATAAATTTTTTTATGGCGCAAATTTGCCGAAATTTTTTGTTGGATTAACGCCTAGTCGTAAACCGCAGCGAAACGATGTGGTGGTTTTTGATGTGCGCCCAGGCTTCGAAGAACTCGTGCAAGGCAATAATGCAAATGAACATTTTATTAAGCGAATCATCGGACTCCCTGGTGAAACCATCGAAATAAAAAATTTTCAAGCATACATTAACGGTGTCTTTAGCGATCTCGAGCAGGTCATCGTCTCTACCGATCCAAATATCTCGGAGCTGCACCACGGTAACTATGGGCCAGTCACGCTTCAGGACAATCAATACTTTGTCCTCGGAGATAATCGCATGAATAGCAAAGATAGTCGCTATTTTGGCCCAGTCGCACTAGAAGATATCGAAGGTAAGGCTTTTATTATCTATTGGTCCTGGAACGCTGGCTCACGTTACGGCTCTGTTCGCTGGGAACGAGTTGCTAAATTAATTAACTAA